The following coding sequences lie in one Flagellimonas eckloniae genomic window:
- a CDS encoding SRPBCC family protein, whose protein sequence is MTTVLYILGGIVLLILFLAVIAPKSYNVSRSIEIAKPKAEVFENLKFLKNQDAWSPWNKKDPNMEKKFTGTDGEVGATSYWNGNKDVGEGEQEITKIVDGERVESELRFLKPWKSTSDAYLTTEEVDSDTTKVTWGFSGKNKFPTSIFMLFMNMDKAVGGDFEEGLASLKETLEK, encoded by the coding sequence ATGACAACTGTACTTTACATTTTAGGAGGGATTGTTTTGTTGATTCTGTTTTTGGCGGTTATAGCGCCAAAATCGTACAATGTTTCAAGATCTATTGAAATAGCCAAACCTAAGGCCGAAGTGTTTGAGAACCTTAAGTTTTTGAAAAATCAAGATGCTTGGTCACCTTGGAACAAGAAAGACCCCAACATGGAAAAAAAGTTTACTGGAACCGATGGGGAAGTTGGAGCTACAAGTTACTGGAACGGGAATAAGGATGTTGGCGAAGGTGAGCAGGAAATTACCAAGATTGTGGATGGCGAACGTGTTGAATCTGAACTTCGCTTTTTAAAACCTTGGAAATCCACTTCAGATGCCTACCTGACCACTGAGGAGGTTGATTCGGACACTACCAAAGTTACTTGGGGCTTTTCAGGAAAGAATAAATTCCCAACAAGTATTTTTATGTTATTCATGAATATGGACAAAGCTGTTGGGGGAGATTTTGAGGAAGGATTGGCCAGTCTAAAAGAAACATTGGAAAAATAG
- a CDS encoding VOC family protein — MEQNMVGWFEIPVSDMERAKTFYEKVFQIKIQVQDLGGTQMGWFPWAEGKNGAAGSLILQPDWYKPSATDGVLVYFASTDVQIELDLIEAAGGKILKPKTQISPDVGYMGLFLDTEGNRIALHSRK, encoded by the coding sequence ATGGAACAAAATATGGTTGGATGGTTTGAGATTCCTGTTTCGGATATGGAACGGGCCAAGACGTTTTATGAAAAAGTTTTTCAAATCAAGATTCAAGTTCAGGATTTAGGAGGTACGCAAATGGGATGGTTTCCTTGGGCAGAAGGAAAAAACGGGGCCGCCGGGTCACTGATTTTACAACCCGATTGGTACAAGCCTAGCGCAACGGATGGCGTACTGGTGTATTTTGCAAGCACGGATGTCCAGATTGAACTGGATTTAATTGAAGCCGCTGGAGGAAAAATTTTAAAACCAAAAACCCAGATAAGCCCAGATGTGGGTTATATGGGATTGTTTTTGGATACCGAAGGGAATCGTATTGCACTTCA